From the genome of Uranotaenia lowii strain MFRU-FL chromosome 1, ASM2978415v1, whole genome shotgun sequence, one region includes:
- the LOC129738468 gene encoding tyrosine-protein phosphatase cdc-14 isoform X1, translated as MFGPPRSEKMELNNENIQSASEIVENRLYFVAFKKDFKPRGTSNTHYFSIDDELVYENFYNDFGPLNISMLYRYCLMLNEKLRSPAHAKKKIVHYTTVDASKRLNAAYLMGAYSVIYLKRTPDEALKPLTSGCNVLTYTKFCDASYVYSGYRISLYDCIHAVAKALDAGFFNFEDFDAQQYEHYERVENGDFNWIVPDKFLAFCGPHNKSRLDNGYPIHAPETYFKYFRKHNVTTIVRLNVKIYDAARFTAAGFIHHDMFFVDGSTPNDAILKKFLVICEQTEGAIAVHCKAGLGRTGTLIGAYLIKHYNFNALEAIAWLRLCRPGSVIGHQQQWMLSKEASLMRDGIAYRKKHPNAVPVKHEYGIYSIRRFGNDEEEQEQVVNNTSIRSYVSSSGSSSSNSSSAASSTTTTPVAVKIPDATSSSVCNNRVQMLLKERVRGISHKVDTMRLNDEDEQQQQQQSNQLNNNFDGGTTAAVVESRRRLVAVDVVDGAPKAPLITSDTKCATIPVTRRSKSVRTNRLITMEQSQQTQGDKLNQIKAMRRRPSRSANVITQCHEETVTNNRFNLNHLHHHNHHHHHHHHHHTRAKSQPFRNTPNAINPNNANNNNNATTTTTINTSNNINNNAMNYSDKDHNCSASPAASISVQANNLLNQIASSICNNNNNNTTIQHSQQQQNHTTTIAIGERIGAEAVVTSAATSNRQRQLAKVAAAGKAVPYESSEGVPVPAVTPSINSTSSSKIEPATTEGSNSCNNTTSSLGNTTSSTTTSTSNSTASSGSASTTTTATTTTTLLLQCTAVSKQSNRLFSKRSVSASQQMQQHHKNKKNVQNSAEIVANSTGSGNSHPPTATMISTSISNSAATVNNSSSTATSAPVTSSSTVIKLTVKDEVKPRASVRTVRNNSMESYHHHYQYINIPNIITYKRGRSKIPASSRIRSSLVQQQQQNQSQDGSGSGGSVSKKNNQITAGVADGSTSVSGAIQLILNKPNTRRTRNSGGGTAPPQLSLAAGVATPAGETSTTSVGEDINGNGGTTCSETTVPGSEDDRLNNNGDINLELRSMTADGGTSPTIATGETSSSSSVIKRNKRSRSSTKVEKEKNDEKGSKVLRKNGGTTTSSGIPVATSGSSKGASSESITTATTTSSIASTPTASLTRNTFSSSSLNRKAIGGSSGVTRGGVIIGSGDKEGASVSASNSLKTRKK; from the exons ATGTTTGGACCACCGAGAAGTGAAAAGATGGAGCTGAACAACGAGAACATTCAGTCGGCGTCGGAGATTGTTGAAA ATCGCCTCTACTTTGTCGCCTTCAAAAAGGACTTCAAACCGCGGGGCACCTCCAATACCCACTACTTCAGCATCGACGATGAGCTGGTGTACGAGAACTTCTACAACGATTTTGGGCCCCTAAACATCAGCATGCTGTACCGGTATTGTTTGATGCTAAACGAAAAACTCCGCTCGCCTGCCCATGCCAAGAAGAAGATCGTTCACTATACGACGGTTGACGCTTCGAAAAGGCTAAATGCGGCCTATTTGATGGGGGCCTATTCGGTGATCTATCTGAAACGGACTCCGGATGAGGCGTTGAAACCGTTGACTTCGGGATGTAACGTGCTGACGTATACCAAGTTTTGTGATGCTTCGTATGTGTACTCTGGCTATCGGATATCGTTGTACGATTGTATTCACGCGGTGGCCAAAGCGCTGGACGcgggctttttcaattttgaggatTTTGACGCTCAGCAGTATGAGCATTACGAACGGGTTGAGAATGGAGACTTCAACTGGATCGTTCCGGATAAATTTTTGGCGTTTTGTGGACCACACAACAAGTCGCGGCTGGATAATGGTTATCCGATTCATGCTCCGGAGACgtatttcaagtattttcgcAAGCACAATGTGACAACGATCGTACGGCTGAATGTTAAGATCTACGATGCGGCAAGGTTTACCGCGGCCGGTTTCATCCACCACGATATGTTCTTCGTGGATGGGAGTACGCCTAATGATGCTATCCTTAAGAAGTTCTTGGTCATCTGCGAGCAGACGGAGGGAGCGATCGCGGTTCATTGTAAAG cTGGGCTTGGTCGGACGGGAACCCTTATCGGTGCTTATCTCATCAAACACTACAACTTCAACGCACTGGAAGCGATAGCTTGGTTACGGTTATGTCGACCTGGCTCCGTTATAGGTCACCAGCAGCAGTGGATGCTGAGTAAAGAAGCGTCCTTAATGAGAGACGGTATAGCCTACCGAAAAAAGCATCCCAATGCGGTGCCCGTAAAGCACGAGTACGGTATCTACAGTATTCGAAGGTTTGGAAACGACGAGGAAGAACAGGAGCAGGTCGTCAACAACACTTCGATACGAAGCTACGTATCGAGTTCGGGATCTTCGTCGTCGAATTCGTCTTCGGCAGCTTCCTCTACAACGACCACTCCAGTAGCAGTAAAAATACCGGACGCAACTTCCTCCAGCGTCTGCAACAACCGAGTGCAGATGCTGTTGAAGGAACGGGTGCGAGGCATCTCCCACAAGGTGGACACTATGCGACTGAACGATGAAGacgaacagcaacagcaacaacagagCAATCAGTTAAATAATAACTTTGACGGTGGAACAACTGCTGCGGTTGTGGAGTCGCGACGCCGTTTGGTAGCCGTCGACGTCGTTGACGGTGCACCGAAAGCACCGCTGATAACATCGGATACGAAATGTGCCACCATTCCGGTAACGCGGAGGTCCAAATCCGTGCGGACCAACCGGTTGATCACGATGGAGCAATCTCAGCAGACGCAGGGGGACAAACTCAACCAGATCAAGGCCATGCGGAGGCGACCCTCGCGGTCGGCCAATGTGATCACTCAGTG CCATGAAGAAACTGTAACTAACAATCGGTTTAATCTGAACCACCTGCATCATCAcaaccatcatcatcaccatcaccaCCACCACCATACTCGTGCTAAATCTCAACCATTCCGCAACACACCGAACGCTATTAATCCGAACAacgccaacaacaacaacaatgccACGACAACAACTACCATCAATACcagcaacaacatcaacaacaacgcCATGAACTACAGTGACAAGGACCACAACTGTTCGGCGTCCCCCGCGGCGTCGATCAGTGTCCAAGCCAATAATCTCTTGAATCAAATCGCTTCATCCAtatgcaacaacaacaacaacaataccaCCATCCAACAttcgcaacaacaacaaaatcacaCGACTACGATCGCCATTGGGGAACGAATAGGAGCCGAAGCAGTGGTGACATCCGCAGCAACGTCAAACAGGCAGCGGCAATTAGCAAAGGTAGCAGCGGCGGGGAAGGCAGTGCCATACGAATCATCAGAAGGAGTTCCTGTGCCAGCTGTTACGCCATCTATCAAcagcaccagcagcagcaaaatAGAACCAGCAACAACTGAGGGCAGCAACAGTTGTAACAATACCACTTCTAGTTTAGGTAACACCACCAGCAGCACCACAACCAGCACCTCCAACAGTACAGCGTCTTCGGGTTCAGCGAGTACAACAACAACAGCGACCACCACCACCACCTTGTTGTTGCAGTGTACGGCTGTGTCGAAACAGAGCAATAGGCTGTTTAGCAAAAG GTCTGTTTCGGCTAGCCAACAAATGCAGCAACAccacaaaaacaagaaaaatgtaCAAAACTCCGCGGAAATTGTGGCCAACAGTACTGGCAGTGGCAATTCCCACCCACCAACAGCAACCATGATCTCAACCAGCATCTCCAACTCGGCTGCTACCGTGAACAACAGCAGTAGTACAGCGACCTCAGCACCTGTCACCTCCTCATCTACGGTCATCAAACTGACCGTCAAAGATGAAGTAAAACCCCGCGCCTCGGTGCGCACAGTTCGAAACAACAGCATGGAAAGCTACCACCATCACTATCAGTACATCAACATTCCCAACATCATCACCTACAAGCGGGGGAGATCTAAAATTCCCGCCTCGTCTCGGATACGATCGAGTTTGgtccaacagcagcagcaaaatcAATCCCAGGACGGAAGTGGCTCCGGTGGGAGTGTTTCtaagaaaaataatcaaattacaGCAGGGGTTGCTGATGGATCAACGTCGGTTTCGGGTGCGATTCAGTTGATTTTGAATAAGCCGAATACTCGACGAACTCGGAACTCCGGTGGAGGAACCGCTCCTCCTCAGTTGAGTCTCGCTGCTGGAGTGGCCACTCCAGCTGGAGAGACTTCTACGACGTCCGTCGGAGAAGACATCAATGGGAATGGAG gaaCCACTTGTTCGGAAACAACCGTTCCGGGGTCCGAAGACGATCGACTGAATAACAATGGGGACATCAACCTGGAGTTGAGAAGCATGACAGCCGATGGTGGAACTTCACCGACAATCGCTACCGGTGAAACCTCCAGTAGTAGCAGTGTCATCAAACGTAACAAACGATCTCGTAGCAGTACAAAGGTGGAGAAGGAGAAGAACGACGAGAAAGGCAGCAAAGTGTTGAGGAAAAATGGTGGAACGACCACGAGCAGTGGCATTCCGGTGGCCACCTCGGGTAGTAGCAAGGGTGCGAGCAGTGAGAGCATTACGACTGCGACGACGACGTCCTCTATTGCCAGCACTCCGACGGCCAGCCTAACGAGGAACACTTTTAGCAGTAGTTCCCTGAATCGGAAGGCTATCGGGGGAAGTAGTGGCGTTACTCGGGGAGGTGTCATCATAGGTAGTGGTGATAAAGAAGGAGCCAGCGTATCGGCTAGCAATTCGCTAAAGACgcgaaaaaagtaa
- the LOC129738468 gene encoding streptococcal hemagglutinin isoform X2 gives MFGPPRSEKMELNNENIQSASEIVENRLYFVAFKKDFKPRGTSNTHYFSIDDELVYENFYNDFGPLNISMLYRYCLMLNEKLRSPAHAKKKIVHYTTVDASKRLNAAYLMGAYSVIYLKRTPDEALKPLTSGCNVLTYTKFCDASYVYSGYRISLYDCIHAVAKALDAGFFNFEDFDAQQYEHYERVENGDFNWIVPDKFLAFCGPHNKSRLDNGYPIHAPETYFKYFRKHNVTTIVRLNVKIYDAARFTAAGFIHHDMFFVDGSTPNDAILKKFLVICEQTEGAIAVHCKAGLGRTGTLIGAYLIKHYNFNALEAIAWLRLCRPGSVIGHQQQWMLSKEASLMRDGIAYRKKHPNAVPVKHEYGIYSIRRFGNDEEEQEQVVNNTSIRSYVSSSGSSSSNSSSAASSTTTTPVAVKIPDATSSSVCNNRVQMLLKERVRGISHKVDTMRLNDEDEQQQQQQSNQLNNNFDGGTTAAVVESRRRLVAVDVVDGAPKAPLITSDTKCATIPVTRRSKSVRTNRLITMEQSQQTQGDKLNQIKAMRRRPSRSANVITQCNNINNNAMNYSDKDHNCSASPAASISVQANNLLNQIASSICNNNNNNTTIQHSQQQQNHTTTIAIGERIGAEAVVTSAATSNRQRQLAKVAAAGKAVPYESSEGVPVPAVTPSINSTSSSKIEPATTEGSNSCNNTTSSLGNTTSSTTTSTSNSTASSGSASTTTTATTTTTLLLQCTAVSKQSNRLFSKRSVSASQQMQQHHKNKKNVQNSAEIVANSTGSGNSHPPTATMISTSISNSAATVNNSSSTATSAPVTSSSTVIKLTVKDEVKPRASVRTVRNNSMESYHHHYQYINIPNIITYKRGRSKIPASSRIRSSLVQQQQQNQSQDGSGSGGSVSKKNNQITAGVADGSTSVSGAIQLILNKPNTRRTRNSGGGTAPPQLSLAAGVATPAGETSTTSVGEDINGNGGTTCSETTVPGSEDDRLNNNGDINLELRSMTADGGTSPTIATGETSSSSSVIKRNKRSRSSTKVEKEKNDEKGSKVLRKNGGTTTSSGIPVATSGSSKGASSESITTATTTSSIASTPTASLTRNTFSSSSLNRKAIGGSSGVTRGGVIIGSGDKEGASVSASNSLKTRKK, from the exons ATGTTTGGACCACCGAGAAGTGAAAAGATGGAGCTGAACAACGAGAACATTCAGTCGGCGTCGGAGATTGTTGAAA ATCGCCTCTACTTTGTCGCCTTCAAAAAGGACTTCAAACCGCGGGGCACCTCCAATACCCACTACTTCAGCATCGACGATGAGCTGGTGTACGAGAACTTCTACAACGATTTTGGGCCCCTAAACATCAGCATGCTGTACCGGTATTGTTTGATGCTAAACGAAAAACTCCGCTCGCCTGCCCATGCCAAGAAGAAGATCGTTCACTATACGACGGTTGACGCTTCGAAAAGGCTAAATGCGGCCTATTTGATGGGGGCCTATTCGGTGATCTATCTGAAACGGACTCCGGATGAGGCGTTGAAACCGTTGACTTCGGGATGTAACGTGCTGACGTATACCAAGTTTTGTGATGCTTCGTATGTGTACTCTGGCTATCGGATATCGTTGTACGATTGTATTCACGCGGTGGCCAAAGCGCTGGACGcgggctttttcaattttgaggatTTTGACGCTCAGCAGTATGAGCATTACGAACGGGTTGAGAATGGAGACTTCAACTGGATCGTTCCGGATAAATTTTTGGCGTTTTGTGGACCACACAACAAGTCGCGGCTGGATAATGGTTATCCGATTCATGCTCCGGAGACgtatttcaagtattttcgcAAGCACAATGTGACAACGATCGTACGGCTGAATGTTAAGATCTACGATGCGGCAAGGTTTACCGCGGCCGGTTTCATCCACCACGATATGTTCTTCGTGGATGGGAGTACGCCTAATGATGCTATCCTTAAGAAGTTCTTGGTCATCTGCGAGCAGACGGAGGGAGCGATCGCGGTTCATTGTAAAG cTGGGCTTGGTCGGACGGGAACCCTTATCGGTGCTTATCTCATCAAACACTACAACTTCAACGCACTGGAAGCGATAGCTTGGTTACGGTTATGTCGACCTGGCTCCGTTATAGGTCACCAGCAGCAGTGGATGCTGAGTAAAGAAGCGTCCTTAATGAGAGACGGTATAGCCTACCGAAAAAAGCATCCCAATGCGGTGCCCGTAAAGCACGAGTACGGTATCTACAGTATTCGAAGGTTTGGAAACGACGAGGAAGAACAGGAGCAGGTCGTCAACAACACTTCGATACGAAGCTACGTATCGAGTTCGGGATCTTCGTCGTCGAATTCGTCTTCGGCAGCTTCCTCTACAACGACCACTCCAGTAGCAGTAAAAATACCGGACGCAACTTCCTCCAGCGTCTGCAACAACCGAGTGCAGATGCTGTTGAAGGAACGGGTGCGAGGCATCTCCCACAAGGTGGACACTATGCGACTGAACGATGAAGacgaacagcaacagcaacaacagagCAATCAGTTAAATAATAACTTTGACGGTGGAACAACTGCTGCGGTTGTGGAGTCGCGACGCCGTTTGGTAGCCGTCGACGTCGTTGACGGTGCACCGAAAGCACCGCTGATAACATCGGATACGAAATGTGCCACCATTCCGGTAACGCGGAGGTCCAAATCCGTGCGGACCAACCGGTTGATCACGATGGAGCAATCTCAGCAGACGCAGGGGGACAAACTCAACCAGATCAAGGCCATGCGGAGGCGACCCTCGCGGTCGGCCAATGTGATCACTCAGTG caacaacatcaacaacaacgcCATGAACTACAGTGACAAGGACCACAACTGTTCGGCGTCCCCCGCGGCGTCGATCAGTGTCCAAGCCAATAATCTCTTGAATCAAATCGCTTCATCCAtatgcaacaacaacaacaacaataccaCCATCCAACAttcgcaacaacaacaaaatcacaCGACTACGATCGCCATTGGGGAACGAATAGGAGCCGAAGCAGTGGTGACATCCGCAGCAACGTCAAACAGGCAGCGGCAATTAGCAAAGGTAGCAGCGGCGGGGAAGGCAGTGCCATACGAATCATCAGAAGGAGTTCCTGTGCCAGCTGTTACGCCATCTATCAAcagcaccagcagcagcaaaatAGAACCAGCAACAACTGAGGGCAGCAACAGTTGTAACAATACCACTTCTAGTTTAGGTAACACCACCAGCAGCACCACAACCAGCACCTCCAACAGTACAGCGTCTTCGGGTTCAGCGAGTACAACAACAACAGCGACCACCACCACCACCTTGTTGTTGCAGTGTACGGCTGTGTCGAAACAGAGCAATAGGCTGTTTAGCAAAAG GTCTGTTTCGGCTAGCCAACAAATGCAGCAACAccacaaaaacaagaaaaatgtaCAAAACTCCGCGGAAATTGTGGCCAACAGTACTGGCAGTGGCAATTCCCACCCACCAACAGCAACCATGATCTCAACCAGCATCTCCAACTCGGCTGCTACCGTGAACAACAGCAGTAGTACAGCGACCTCAGCACCTGTCACCTCCTCATCTACGGTCATCAAACTGACCGTCAAAGATGAAGTAAAACCCCGCGCCTCGGTGCGCACAGTTCGAAACAACAGCATGGAAAGCTACCACCATCACTATCAGTACATCAACATTCCCAACATCATCACCTACAAGCGGGGGAGATCTAAAATTCCCGCCTCGTCTCGGATACGATCGAGTTTGgtccaacagcagcagcaaaatcAATCCCAGGACGGAAGTGGCTCCGGTGGGAGTGTTTCtaagaaaaataatcaaattacaGCAGGGGTTGCTGATGGATCAACGTCGGTTTCGGGTGCGATTCAGTTGATTTTGAATAAGCCGAATACTCGACGAACTCGGAACTCCGGTGGAGGAACCGCTCCTCCTCAGTTGAGTCTCGCTGCTGGAGTGGCCACTCCAGCTGGAGAGACTTCTACGACGTCCGTCGGAGAAGACATCAATGGGAATGGAG gaaCCACTTGTTCGGAAACAACCGTTCCGGGGTCCGAAGACGATCGACTGAATAACAATGGGGACATCAACCTGGAGTTGAGAAGCATGACAGCCGATGGTGGAACTTCACCGACAATCGCTACCGGTGAAACCTCCAGTAGTAGCAGTGTCATCAAACGTAACAAACGATCTCGTAGCAGTACAAAGGTGGAGAAGGAGAAGAACGACGAGAAAGGCAGCAAAGTGTTGAGGAAAAATGGTGGAACGACCACGAGCAGTGGCATTCCGGTGGCCACCTCGGGTAGTAGCAAGGGTGCGAGCAGTGAGAGCATTACGACTGCGACGACGACGTCCTCTATTGCCAGCACTCCGACGGCCAGCCTAACGAGGAACACTTTTAGCAGTAGTTCCCTGAATCGGAAGGCTATCGGGGGAAGTAGTGGCGTTACTCGGGGAGGTGTCATCATAGGTAGTGGTGATAAAGAAGGAGCCAGCGTATCGGCTAGCAATTCGCTAAAGACgcgaaaaaagtaa